The following proteins are encoded in a genomic region of Arachis ipaensis cultivar K30076 chromosome B02, Araip1.1, whole genome shotgun sequence:
- the LOC107627625 gene encoding TMV resistance protein N-like has translation FQQRPYDVFLSFRGKDTRSNFMSHLHASLENASIYVFKDDDEEARGENISLSLLKAIGESRISIIILSPNYADSKWCLQELEDIMRCYNNQTQKVLPVFHHVDPSEVRNQAGKFGEAFEEFIKKNPQNKVKEQDWRKALRDVGSTAGFVVQNWRNESEDIKKIVEHVTHMLDLNELFIANHPVGVESRVKELIELLKSHQSEDPLLLGIWGMGGIGKTTIAKAVYNKICRQFDGRCFLLNIREVWDQDNGGLHLQQQLLSSVYKTTKIKIQNIESGKSILEKRLGQKRILVVLDDVDKLEQLNALAASYKWFCPRSIIIITTRDERFLSWLEIDKRYKMEGLNEEESIELFSWHAFKEPRPRKKFATLCGEVISYCGNLPLALEVIGSHLFERGIKEWKSVLNKLKSIPNKEVQKKLKISFDGLSDDKDREIFLDIAFFFIGMDKNDVTDILNGCGHSAGIGISILLERCLVTVDTKNKLRMHGLLRDMGREIIRESSPTKPEERSRLWHSEEVLDVLSKDLGTKATEGIALKLSRMNPICLKTKAFKYMRRLRLLQLAGVQLKGNFKHLSTDLRWLCWHGCPSRYTEAKFDQRNLVAIDLKYSYLQHVWKKGQMMKKLKILNLSHSEHLTHTPDFSYLPNLKKLILKDCPRLCSISHTIGHLKRILLINLKDCTSLRVLPKSIYKLKSLKTLILSGCTKIDKLEEDLEQMKSLTTLMADNTAITKVPYALPRLNNIVYISLCGFEGLCRNVFPSIIWSWTSPTNNLSPQMHTNLDLSNLVSIMVSNSSSSHAGLSSIIKELPKVQNLQLECGSQLNMSGNVNLVSSSVTNFKELEAPSRTSHVSNMNTSALGGCCSEGYISRSENSLNIILIRMGMNCLITKALIQRISQKLTSNLAGDFLLPGNNNPDWLTFSSEGSSVSFEVPKVNGRSLKAVILCIVYSSSSNIIASEGITLKNMMIINYTKATTHVYEGDTLSSLKGEDWQSVLSNLEASDKVQVVAVVLGYGFKVKETTVYLIYDDPIDQTMKQQDEGIVSGIDMVADENVTVHGGDEKEEFKLLRKRKFQEYDDTSSEDDRVGDV, from the exons TTTCAGCAAAGGCCTTATGATGTATTCTTGAGTTTTCGAGGCAAAGACACTCGTTCCAATTTCATGTCGCATCTTCATGCATCTCTTGAAAATGCTAGTATCTATGTTTTCaaggatgatgatgaggaagcaAGAGGGGAAAATATCTCACTTTCCCTTCTAAAAGCAATTGGAGAGTCTAGAATTTCTATCATCATTTTGTCACCAAATTATGCAGATTCAAAATGGTGCTTGCAGGAGTTGGAAGACATAATGAGATGTTATAATAATCAAACTCAAAAGGTGTTGCCAGTGTTCCACCATGTTGATCCGTCGGAAGTGCGAAATCAAGCTGGTAAATTTGGAGAGGCTTTTGAAGAATTTATAAAGAAAAACCCCCAAAATAAAGTCAAAGAGCAGGATTGGAGGAAAGCACTCCGTGATGTCGGTTCCACTGCTGGATTTGTTGTTCAAAATTGGAG GAATGAAAGTGAGGATATTAAGAAGATTGTTGAACATGTTACTCATATGCTAGACCTGAATGAATTGTTCATTGCTAATCATCCAGTAGGAGTAGAATCTCGTGTAAAAGAGCTGATTGAACTACTAAAAAGCCATCAATCAGAAGATCCTCTACTATTAGGCATATGGGGCATGGGAGGGATCGGTAAAACAACCATTGCCAAAGCAGTTTATAATAAAATTTGCCGTCAGTTTGATGGTCGATGTTTCCTCTTAAATATCAGGGAAGTTTGGGATCAAGATAATGGTGGCCTTCATTTGCAGCAGCAACTTCTTTCTTCTGTCTATAAGACAACAAAAATAAAGATACAGAACATAGAATCTGGAAAATCAATATTAGAGAAAAGGCTTGGACAGAAAAGGATACTTGTTGTACTTGATGATGTGGATAAATTGGAGCAACTTAATGCTTTGGCTGCAAGCTATAAATGGTTCTGTCCAAGGAGTATAATAATCATCACAACAAGAGATGAAAGATTTCTTAGTTGGCTTGAAATTGACAAAAGATACAAAATGGAAGGGTTGAATGAGGAAGAATCTATTGAACTTTTCAGTTGGCATGCATTCAAAGAACCACGTCCTAGGAAAAAATTTGCTACACTTTGTGGTGAAGTTATTTCCTATTGTGGGAATTTGCCATTAGCTCTTGAGGTCATTGGGTCACATTTGTTTGAAAGGGGAATAAAAGAGTGGAAGAGTGTCTTGAACAAACTCAAAAGCATTCCCAATAAAGAAGTGCAAAAGAAGCTTAAGATAAGCTTTGATGGTTTAAGTGATGACAAAGATAGAGAAATATTCCTTGATATAGCTTTTTTCTTTATTGGAATGGACAAAAATGATGTCACTGATATACTAAATGGTTGTGGACATTCTGCTGGAATTGGAATAAGTATTCTTTTGGAGCGATGTCTTGTAACTGTTGACACTAAGAATAAACTTCGAATGCATGGTTTGCTGAGAGACATGGGAAGAGAAATCATTCGCGAGAGTTCTCCAACAAAACCTGAAGAACGTAGTAGGTTATGGCATTCAGAGGAGGTGCTTGATGTATTATCAAAAGACTTG ggAACAAAAGCTACCGAGGGAATTGCTTTGAAGTTATCAAGGATGAATCCAATTTGTTTGAAGACCAAAGCATTTAAGTACATGAGGAGACTCAGATTACTTCAACTTGCTGGTGTGCAACTTAAAGGAAACTTCAAACACCTTTCGACAGACCTTCGATGGCTATGCTGGCATGGATGCCCTTCAAGATATACAGAAGCAAAGTTTGATCAAAGAAATTTAGTTGCCATTGACTTAAAATATAGCTACCTCCAACATGTATGGAAGAAGGGCCAG ATGATGAAGAAACTGAAAATTCTCAATCTTAGTCATTCCGAACACTTGACACATACTCCAGACTTTTCATACTTGCCCAATCTTAAAAAGTTAATACTCAAAGATTGTCCAAGATTGTGTTCAATCTCCCACACCATTGGACATCTCAAACGAATTCTTCTAATCAACTTGAAAGATTGTACAAGCCTTCGAGTGCTTCCGAAAAGCATCTACAAATTAAAATCTCTCAAAACTCTCATTCTGTCTGGATGTACAAAGATTGACAAATTGGAAGAGGACTTAGAACAAATGAAATCTTTGACAACATTGATGGCAGATAACACTGCTATAACCAAAGTTCCCTATGCACTACCAAGATTAAACAACATTGTTTACATTTCTTTGTGTGGGTTCGAAGGATTGTGTCGTAATGTGTTTCCTTCAATCATCTGGTCATGGACCTCTCCAACAAATAATCTCTCACCCCAAATGCATACAAATTTGGACCTGTCAAATCTTGTTTCCATAATGGTATCCAATAGCAGTAGTTCCCATGCAGGCCTATCATCCATCATTAAAGAGCTTCCAAAGGTTCAGAATCTTCAATTGGAATGTGGCTCACAACTAAACATGTCAGGAAATGTAAATTTAGTTTCTTCTAGTGTCACAAATTTTAAGGAACTGGAAGCACCATCAAGAACATCACATGTCTCAAATATGAATACCTCAGCATTAGGTGGTTGTTGCAGTGAAGGTTACATTTCTAGATCAGAGAACTCCTTGAATATCATTTTAATCCGAATGGGAATGAATTGCTTAATCACAAAAGCACTCATTCAGAGAATTTCACAG AAGCTTACTAGCAATTTAGCTGGAGATTTTTTGCTTCCTGGAAACAACAATCCTGATTGGTTAACCTTCAGCAGTGAAGGTTCTTCTGTGAGTTTTGAAGTTCCAAAAGTTAATGGCCGCAGCTTGAAGGCGGTGATACTGTGCATTGTTTACTCTTCTTCCTCAAACATCATAGCATCTGAAGGAATAACtctaaagaatatgatgatcatAAATTACACAAAAGCCACCACTCATGTCTATGAGGGAGATACCTTGTCTTCACTTAAAGGTGAAGACTGGCAGAGTGTCTTATCAAATCTTGAAGCCAGTGACAAAGTGCAGGTTGTTGCTGTTGTTTTGGGGTATGGATTCAAAGTGAAGGAAACAACAGTTTATCTCATATATGATGATCCAATTGACCAAACCATGAAGCAACAGGATGAAGGTATTGTTTCTGGTATTGATATGGTAGCAGATGAGAATGTAACTGTCCATGGTGGAGATGAAAAA GAAGAATTTAAACTCCTTAGAAAGAGAAAATTCCAAGAGTATGATGATACATCTAGTGAAGATGACAGAGTGGGAGATGTTTAG
- the LOC107625698 gene encoding protein PHLOEM PROTEIN 2-LIKE A9, protein MMNFKKPHHTADPRAIQPVADNFIIKPTGLNIVWGNDPRYWKVTESEAELIQVSWLEVSGVVKELKKGKKYKVEFELNVKRDAFGWDETQVLVMAKASKTGRYSFKEAKLSGCEGHVTIPSGEPLEVSFPAAISDSDANLYFGLYEVWSGRWKGGIQIIKANVTCIN, encoded by the exons ATGATGAATTTCAAAAAGCCTCATCACACCGCGGACCCGAGGGCTATTCAGCCG GTTGCAGATAACTTCATAATAAAACCAACTGGACTCAACATCGTCTGGGGAAATGATCCTCGATACTGGAAAGTAACCGA GAGCGAGGCAGAGTTGATACAAGTATCATGGCTGGAAGTATCAGGAGTAGTGAAGGAATTAAAGAAGGGGAAGAAATACAAAGTTGAATTTGAGTTGAATGTGAAGCGTGATGCATTCGGTTGGGATGAGACTCAAGTACTTGTGATGGCCAAAGCAAGCAAAACAGGGAGGTATTCATTCAAAGAAGCGAAACTATCAGGTTGTGAGGGTCACGTGACCATTCCATCAGGTGAACCTCTTGAAGTGTCGTTCCCAGCAGCAATTTCAGATTCTGATGCCAATCTCTACTTTGGATTGTATGAAGTGTGGAGCGGTAGATGGAAAGGTGGCATTCAAATTATCAAAGCCAATGTCACATGCATCAATTGA
- the LOC110269278 gene encoding probable disease resistance protein RPP1: protein MSSQNQDPEFTFNPHTTIMYDVYISFEPHYPSHPFISLLSGALKRAGVHLFLDNYMKPKSKDLILSSVIKGSRVSIVVFTTDFACTTWSLKELEKIMEYRSSRGQQVVPVFYEVDPEEVFNQTGHFGEALLATLARTSTNQAKVLSYRTALKEAAAISPRFLTNFRDRSNTIDSIVGHVTSLLDSTALFVAEHPVGVNSHVQDLIQLLDNKKSDGVFIMAIWGMGGIGKTTVAKALYNQISHNFDVRKFVPDIDERMEDFPRRWPLGIIEEELLLFLKEQVATKACNFDSTSVIWWEGIRCVKVLLVLDNVRSEKELEVLPVTCECFGPGSIIIITTRTKHDQFNETGINHVYRLKEMDYNECVELFSQSAFKKATPERTYADLINRALEYSDGLPLALVAVGSVLFERSRVEWDSVLERLKRFPLQDVWQVLRKSIDSLGYDMKQMFLVLAYLSHFFIGMDRNDVTQILQKAGCDVVVALKAIKGLEDHSLVSFEKDKFH, encoded by the exons ATGTCTTCCCAAAACCAGGACCCCGAATTCACATTCAATCCCCACACAACAATCATGTATGACGTGTACATAAGTTTCGAACCCCACTACCCTTCCCACCCTTTCATTTCACTTCTCTCTGGCGCTCTCAAACGTGCTGGAGTGCATCTTTTTCTGGACAACTACATGAAGCCAAAAAGTAAAGACCTTATACTATCTAGCGTAATCAAAGGATCCAGAGTTTCTATCGTAGTTTTCACTACCGATTTTGCTTGTACAACCTGGAGTTTGAAAGAGCTTGAGAAAATCATGGAGTATCGCAGCAGCAGAGGTCAGCAAGTTGTGCCTGTGTTCTATGAGGTAGATCCCGAGGAAGTGTTTAATCAGACTGGCCATTTCGGAGAAGCTTTGTTGGCTACTCTTGCAAGAACTTCAACCAATCAAGCCAAGGTGTTGAGTTATAGGACCGCGCTAAAAGAAGCTGCTGCCATTTCACCAAGGTTTCTCACCAATTTTCG GGATAGAAGCAACACCATAGATAGTATCGTTGGACATGTTACCTCTTTGCTAGATTCAACTGCCTTATTCGTTGCAGAACATCCAGTGGGAGTAAACTCTCACGTGCAAGATTTGATTCAACTGTTAGATAATAAGAAATCAGATGGTGTTTTCATTATGGCAATATGGGGAATGGGAGGAATAGGTAAAACAACAGTTGCCAAAGCCCTCTACAATCAAATTAGTCACAATTTTGATGTGAGGAAATTTGTCCCGGACATAGATGAAAGGATGGAGGATTTCCCAAGAAGGTGGCCTTTGGGCATTATAGAAGAGGAGCTTCTTTTGTTTCTCAAAGAACAAGTTGCAACAAAAGCTTGCAATTTCGACTCAACAAGTGTTATATGGTGGGAAGGAATTCGTTGTGTAAAGGTATTGCTTGTACTTGACAATGTGAGAAGTGAAAAAGAGCTAGAGGTTTTGCCTGTAACTTGTGAATGCTTTGGTCCTGGGAGTATAATAATCATCACCACAAGGACTAAACATGATCAGTTTAATGAGACTGGAATTAATCATGTTTACAGACTGAAAGAAATGGATTACAACGAATGTGTTGAGCTTTTTAGTCAGAGTGCTTTCAAGAAAGCAACTCCTGAAAGGACTTATGCTGATCTGATCAATCGTGCACTTGAATATTCTGATGGATTGCCACTAGCTCTTGTGGCGGTTGGATCTGTATTATTTGAAAGAAGTAGAGTAGAGTGGGACAGTGTATTGGAAAGGCTTAAAAGATTTCCCCTTCAAGATGTATGGCAAGTTTTAAGAAAAAGCATTGATTCTTTGGGATATGATATGAAGCAAATGTTTCTTGTGCTAGCTTATTTGAGTCATTTCTTTATTGGAATGGACCGAAATGATGTAACTCAAATATTACAAAAAGCTGGATGTGATGTGGTAGTGGCACTAAAAGCAATCAAAGGGCTTGAAGATCATAGTCTTGTGTCGTTTGAGAAGGACAAGTTTC ATTGA